One genomic region from bacterium encodes:
- a CDS encoding tetratricopeptide repeat protein — protein MGAQVFTEKAGKRFLRSLAGGIGLAFLASSAFCSSSPLPEKELPAVLGSLLDEIRITSSKNLPAGVNRSSTLMAVGIPIDEAMKFPLHDLFPQLSPSAAAESSAEYRKAIEALGGKRTEDALFYLEETRAKSPVESEKDSAAFYIGELKRQQKKPGQAILYFGKVRGGSAPEARFRLAVVADEAGRIDEARAAFTGLASSDTSSHRAEALAWTGKDLYLSGEMAGAEKALLESILIGGPGSGDAAFLLGLMRSGRGDFESAEKLLTGFLLNFPEHRLAKSAQGALGWVFLEEKNPEAARRRFGWALEGEIPSSLEPRARYGLVRAASEEGSAGLLREELGGLEKARVDPLWRFRGWVEAGRFFYNSKDCRGALDAFSRAVEIHPEGEFGPAALYMAGESFSCLEEHRAAADTFLRVKEPSSLVPYALLRAGENDLRVAENKRAASSFRAISEKFPAFEHLHKARYLLGKALLASGDDGGAWAAFESIPENSPWFASSLFELALMAHEEENWDRSARLLTKFINVFPADPRRDKAASLLGEAGLMRGDLKAAAVVYADLEKSGTDETLREEARYRRGLILMSEGRTEAGRELFDSLLASSPRGKNSLLIALTLGRSYSAESKFALALPYFEKALAQNPPEAEKKEAEKGLAFALLGAGRHEEALAAFKKLGRTRDGFYGECMSLIKLGRLDLSMAAVDEFAGIYPGDERIFDLETTLAEGLSRVGRQQDAAAYYRRTAERIKGEKRARAVLASARNLAGAGLTEEALEAYGLLSSEKDPVSLTAREELGATLLKLGRFDKAREEFTRLAGDLKEDAGVSAALRNAGKAAAGAGDIESAVKLVNEAFSRAPVDDPGPRQALLADLGEYLLGANRPGEAVKPLRESFSMLQGAEGLRAGVLLGKALEGSGDEEGAIEVYGSVGYLYSLENEEAGRALLRAGDLLLKGGKATEAAEIFKRIAENGSEAVKKEAASRLEAMQ, from the coding sequence ATGGGGGCCCAGGTTTTTACCGAAAAGGCGGGAAAGAGGTTTTTACGCTCCCTTGCGGGGGGAATCGGACTGGCGTTCCTCGCTTCCTCGGCGTTTTGCTCATCCTCGCCCCTCCCGGAAAAGGAACTTCCTGCCGTCCTTGGCTCCCTGCTCGACGAGATACGCATAACCTCGTCGAAAAACCTCCCTGCCGGAGTTAATCGCAGCTCCACCCTGATGGCCGTCGGGATACCTATCGACGAGGCCATGAAGTTCCCCCTCCACGATCTTTTCCCGCAGCTCTCCCCCTCCGCAGCGGCGGAATCCTCTGCCGAGTACCGTAAAGCAATCGAGGCGCTCGGGGGGAAAAGGACGGAGGACGCCCTCTTTTACCTTGAGGAGACGAGGGCTAAGTCTCCCGTCGAGTCCGAGAAGGATTCGGCGGCCTTTTACATCGGGGAGCTGAAAAGACAGCAGAAAAAGCCCGGTCAGGCGATTTTGTATTTCGGAAAAGTCAGGGGCGGCAGCGCCCCGGAGGCAAGGTTCCGGCTGGCCGTCGTCGCGGACGAGGCGGGGCGCATCGATGAGGCGCGCGCGGCCTTTACCGGGCTCGCCTCCTCCGACACCTCAAGCCACCGCGCCGAGGCTCTGGCGTGGACCGGGAAAGACCTCTATCTCTCGGGGGAGATGGCCGGGGCTGAAAAAGCCCTTCTTGAGTCAATCCTTATCGGCGGGCCGGGGTCGGGCGACGCCGCCTTTCTCCTCGGGCTGATGCGCAGCGGGAGGGGGGATTTCGAGTCGGCGGAAAAGCTCCTCACCGGCTTTCTGCTGAATTTCCCGGAACACAGGCTGGCCAAAAGCGCGCAGGGCGCTCTGGGATGGGTCTTTCTGGAGGAGAAAAACCCCGAAGCGGCGCGAAGGCGCTTTGGCTGGGCGCTGGAGGGAGAGATTCCCTCCTCTCTGGAGCCGAGGGCGAGGTATGGCCTCGTCAGGGCGGCCTCGGAGGAGGGAAGCGCCGGCCTGCTCAGAGAGGAGCTTGGCGGGCTGGAAAAGGCAAGGGTCGATCCGCTCTGGAGATTTCGCGGATGGGTGGAGGCCGGGAGGTTTTTTTACAACTCGAAAGACTGCCGCGGGGCGCTGGACGCCTTCAGCAGGGCGGTTGAAATCCACCCGGAGGGCGAGTTCGGCCCGGCGGCCCTTTACATGGCTGGCGAGAGCTTCTCCTGCCTCGAAGAACACCGCGCCGCCGCTGACACCTTTCTCAGGGTGAAAGAACCCTCCTCACTCGTCCCCTACGCCCTTCTGCGGGCCGGGGAAAACGACCTTCGGGTAGCGGAGAACAAGCGGGCCGCCTCCTCCTTCCGCGCGATAAGCGAAAAATTTCCCGCCTTCGAGCACCTGCACAAGGCCCGCTACCTCCTCGGAAAGGCGCTCCTCGCCTCCGGCGACGACGGCGGGGCGTGGGCGGCCTTTGAATCCATTCCCGAAAACTCGCCCTGGTTCGCCTCCTCGCTCTTCGAGCTGGCCCTGATGGCGCACGAGGAGGAGAACTGGGATCGCTCGGCGAGGCTCTTAACGAAATTCATCAACGTTTTCCCCGCCGATCCGCGAAGGGACAAGGCGGCTTCGCTGCTGGGGGAGGCGGGTCTCATGAGGGGAGACCTCAAGGCGGCTGCGGTCGTCTACGCAGACCTTGAAAAGAGCGGAACGGACGAGACCTTGCGGGAGGAGGCCAGATACAGGCGCGGGCTTATCCTTATGTCGGAGGGTAGAACCGAAGCGGGGAGGGAGCTTTTCGATTCGCTGCTCGCCTCTTCGCCCAGGGGGAAAAACTCCCTTCTCATAGCGCTGACTCTGGGCAGAAGCTATTCGGCGGAGTCGAAGTTCGCCCTCGCCCTGCCTTACTTTGAAAAGGCCCTAGCCCAAAATCCGCCGGAAGCGGAGAAGAAAGAGGCGGAAAAAGGTCTCGCCTTCGCCCTCCTCGGCGCGGGCAGGCATGAAGAGGCGCTTGCGGCCTTTAAAAAGCTGGGCCGGACGCGAGACGGTTTCTACGGAGAGTGCATGAGCCTGATAAAGCTCGGGCGGCTGGATCTCTCGATGGCCGCCGTGGACGAATTCGCCGGGATCTACCCCGGCGACGAGAGGATCTTCGATCTCGAAACAACTCTCGCGGAGGGGCTTTCCAGAGTTGGCCGCCAGCAGGACGCCGCCGCCTACTACCGACGCACCGCCGAGAGAATAAAAGGCGAAAAGCGCGCCCGGGCGGTGCTGGCCTCCGCGAGAAACCTCGCCGGGGCCGGACTTACCGAAGAGGCGCTGGAAGCGTACGGACTTTTGTCCTCCGAAAAGGATCCGGTGTCCCTGACCGCGAGGGAAGAGTTAGGGGCAACCCTGCTCAAGCTGGGCAGGTTCGACAAGGCCCGCGAGGAGTTCACCCGTCTGGCCGGGGACCTGAAAGAGGACGCAGGCGTATCGGCGGCTCTCCGGAACGCCGGAAAGGCGGCTGCGGGCGCGGGAGACATCGAGAGCGCAGTGAAACTTGTCAACGAGGCTTTTTCGAGGGCGCCCGTGGACGACCCCGGCCCCCGGCAGGCGCTTTTGGCCGACCTCGGCGAATACCTCCTCGGCGCGAACAGGCCGGGCGAGGCGGTCAAGCCCCTCAGGGAGAGTTTTTCAATGCTGCAGGGGGCGGAAGGGCTTCGCGCGGGCGTCCTGCTCGGAAAGGCGCTGGAGGGCTCGGGCGACGAGGAAGGAGCGATAGAGGTCTACGGTAGCGTCGGCTACCTTTACTCCCTCGAAAACGAAGAGGCTGGAAGGGCGCTCCTGCGCGCCGGGGACCTCCTCCTCAAGGGAGGCAAAGCCACCGAGGCTGCCGAGATATTCAAGCGCATAGCCGAAAACGGGAGCGAGGCGGTAAAAAAAGAGGCGGCGTCGCGGCTGGAGGCGATGCAATAG